ACTTGATGTCCTAAACGGGTTGGAGAGTGTGAAGGTGGCCACTGCCTACGAGATAGATGGAGAGGAAACCAGATATTTCCCAGCCAGCCTGAACCGGCTGGCAAAGGTCGAGCCCATCATGACGGAGATGGATGGATGGGAAGATTGGGAAGAGAGCTCGATCGATATCGCCCGCAAGGGAATCGATGCCCTTCCCATGGAGATGAGGGATTACCTGGCGTTCATTGAGAAAGAGACGGGGGTTAAGGCCACGATACTAGGGATCGGGCCTAAGAGAGAAGAGACCATCGATCTTGACAGAGACCGCTGGACACACTAGAGGATGGCTTTGTCAAACTCGTCGGTCCACATAGGTTTGGTAGCGTCAATGCCCACCTTTGAAGTCAATCCAGTCGAGCTTGGATCAAGAGAGGACCCGGCAGCGTCGTTGATAACGACCATATCACTTGATGCCTGGAATCTGGTTGCCACCGCCCATTCTACCGCTTGATCATCGTATACGTCAACATCCCCGTCCACCACCGTCACCTTCTTCATGGAGGGGTGACCTGTGAAGGCAGCCATTATCGCGTTTTTCCCATCACCTTCCTTGTTCTTGGTAATGGATACGACGCCATGCAACCAGCAGCATCCCCCTTCTGTCAGTCTGACCTCGTGGACACGTGGCACCACTTGCCTGACCGTCTTGAATATGATCGGTTCACGGGGCATGCCCATGAGCAGATAGTGCTCCAGTCCTCCCGGAAGAACGATGTGAAATATGGGATGATCACGGTGATGAATGCGATCTATTTCGACCACCGGCTGCTCCCTAATCCGGTCGTAAGTGCCCGTGATGTCTACGAAGGGGCCCTCATTAGTCGTCTGTGAGGTAATGCGCCCTTCTAGAACGTACTCGGCATAAGCAGGTACTGGAAGACCTCCATTGGAACGGGCGATTTCTACCCGCTGTCCCAGACCTGATCGTCTCAAGGCGCTCGCTATCTCCATCTCGTCTTGACCAAAGTCTACGGAAGAAGCTCCAGCCAGAAGTATGGACGGGCATACGCCTATGCAGAATGCCACAGGAAGATCCTCTCCCCTTTCTATAGCGATACGATGCATTGTGAAAAGGTGCCTTGGCACAAGGCGGATGGCGAACCTCCTATCGTCAAGAAGCATCATCCTGTGGAAAGATAGATTCCTTCTCCCGTCCTGTTCGGCAATGGCCACTGCCGAGGTTATGTACCTTCCGCCGTCCCCAGGAAAGAACTTGGGAATGGGAAGATCCCTGAGATCAAAGTCTTCCATCACATTCTGTCGGAAGGGGGCATCATCCACCTCCACGGTCTTCTCCGGAGAGGAAAGAGCGTTGAGTAAATTACCAAGAATCTCTCCGGGTTGCATACCTAGTGCCTTGGCAATCCTCGTCCTGTCGGTCCAGAGGTTGGCAATCGCCTCATTACCGTTGAGGTTGAGGAAGTGTATGGGGCTCTTTGGGTTCTCGAGCATGATCCGGGTTGCTTCAAGGTCAACAGAAACCTCATTCTCCACCGTGATCGTCTCCTCCGATCCTGTGATGGCAGCCCTTAGGGACATGGTTCCCGAATCCCACTCAGAGGTATATTAATCATCCATTCATTTGTTGGCTTGAGAATCCTTCTTCACCCATTCAAGATATCACAAAATTCAATTCGATTCTTGGGAAGTTGAGGGTAGAACTGGTCAGCCTTGAATAGATAGTACAGGCGGCCATCCT
The genomic region above belongs to Methanomassiliicoccales archaeon and contains:
- a CDS encoding UbiD family decarboxylase, with product MSLRAAITGSEETITVENEVSVDLEATRIMLENPKSPIHFLNLNGNEAIANLWTDRTRIAKALGMQPGEILGNLLNALSSPEKTVEVDDAPFRQNVMEDFDLRDLPIPKFFPGDGGRYITSAVAIAEQDGRRNLSFHRMMLLDDRRFAIRLVPRHLFTMHRIAIERGEDLPVAFCIGVCPSILLAGASSVDFGQDEMEIASALRRSGLGQRVEIARSNGGLPVPAYAEYVLEGRITSQTTNEGPFVDITGTYDRIREQPVVEIDRIHHRDHPIFHIVLPGGLEHYLLMGMPREPIIFKTVRQVVPRVHEVRLTEGGCCWLHGVVSITKNKEGDGKNAIMAAFTGHPSMKKVTVVDGDVDVYDDQAVEWAVATRFQASSDMVVINDAAGSSLDPSSTGLTSKVGIDATKPMWTDEFDKAIL